In Oryzias latipes chromosome 19, ASM223467v1, the genomic stretch TGGCTTGTTCAGCGCGCTGAACAAGTGGGGATAGCACAAAGTTTAAGAAGTGATTGACACTGTAATCCTGGTACTAAGCAGGGAAGCGCACAAATGGGGAGGGACTCCCTGTAAAACAGGACAGCTCTGGACCCCACAGAGACGGTTGTCTGCCTGTcagacaaacacaacaacactgGAACATTTTTGACACGACAAAATCAGTTCAGGGGGTTTTATTTCTCTAAAGGAAATCGAGAGCACAGAGAATCCCAGAGTCAGGCATGATCTCCACAGACTACAgtctgcattttcatttttttttcttctctttctgttaGGGGGACCAAGTCCACAAATCAGTGTTCAtcatcttcttccagggggaCCAGCTGAAAAACAGGGTGAAGAAGATCTGTGAGGGGTTGGTGTCATTTCAGCAACTATCCCTTTGTCTTGATGTTTGTCACAAAAACactaactttgttttttctaaaaggagAAAGTGGTTTTAGAGCTGATACCTCAGGGTTTCATGTCTAAAACATCTACAGGTTTGTTCATATTCACGGGATGGGCTGTTTTTATCCTCTTATCTACAGAAGTCCTCCACaagaacacacagaaaaaaagagaggattcaaaaaatagtttttcacaATCCAATTCAGACTAGTCCAGGATGAACTGTAATGAATTTGCCCAAAGAGCTTAGACtgctttagaaaaacaacaccTGAAGTGTAATCTTCTGCACAGAGGATGCTGGAGGCAGGTTTTCAATTCCTCCAAAGTTGGATCAGAGTGTCAGCATCCCTATTGTCAATTTTGACACCAGATGTTAGCAGAGCACAGTCAGCTGTATGCCTTAGGAAAGACAGACGTTTATCATGGCACCCAGGACCCTCGATGGGGACTCTTTTGTGCTGGTTAGCAGATCAAACCCCAGACTGCTGCTATGGAAGGATGGATGTGGTACAGGGCATCTGAACACGTGTGCATGACGGCGTTTGCTCTGTCTGATGAACGCTGGATCTCTCCAGGTTTCGTGCCTCTCTGTACCCGTGTCCAGAGACCCCTCAGGAGAGGAAGGAGATGCTGGCTGGAGTCAACAGCCGCATCGATGACCTCCAGATGGTAATTCATGGACAGCTTTCTCATTTTTCCAGTACCAAGTACAGAACGTGTCACCGTGGTGGTCAGGTTGTTGAAGACCTTTGTGCTGACGGTGTGGTTCCTCCACCTTATTCATTGAATCACCTAATGAAGCTTTGGCTCCACTGCAAATCACAAAATCCCATTGAACCCCATTGAACCGAGTGGACGTAGAGTTGTCGATTAGTTCCAAATGGATGTTCACTCAAACATCCTGAACCACAGGGGAGCGGCACGTCAACAGGTCCCAGCAGCTGCTGTCCTCCAAGAGCTTCACCTCCATCTATTACACTAACCCCAACTCATCTGAGACTCAACCATTTAAAAGCCCCCAAAACATCCCAACATCCATCTGTTCTCTGTAATCTCAATCTGCATCTCTAATCTGCTGCAGGTGCTCAACCAGACGGAGGACCACCGACAGCGGGTGCTGCAGGCTGCCTCCAAGACCATGAGGGTGTGGTTCATCAaagtgaggaagatgaaggccATCTACCACACCCTCAACCTCTGCAACATTGACGTCACTCAGAAGTGTCTGATTGCTGAGGTGTGGTGTCCGGTGTCAGACCTGGACTCAATCCAGTTCGCTCTGCGCCGTGGAACGGTCAGTCTGCCGACGGTTTCTTAATGGACGTTACCTTTAATCTCATGGCATAACCCTTTGAGTAGTCAGTTTCAGACTGTCATGGTTAGCTGAGATTGGGTTTTTTGGTTCACCTGGGAACCAGTCAATCCGTGCTTATAACACCATTTAGTCCAAAATAATATGAATGTCTCCACAGCTGGACATGATGGGGGCTTAATTGAGACAGAGGGATTCATAAATGATCGATGCAGGCCCCTTCAACACAGAGGAGACTGAGATAACATTAAAAGTTGATAGAGTGTGTCTTCTGTAACAGGATCAGAAAGGGTTTGACTGATCTGTGGATTTTGGTTTTGTAGGAAAGAAGTGGATCAACGGTGCCGTCCATCCTGAACAGGATGCAGACCAAGCAGACTCCGCCTAcctttaacaaaacaaacaagtttACTTCAGGCTTCCAGAACATCGTTGACGCCTACGGCATCGGGAACTACCGAGAAATCAACCCAGGTGACCTTAATCCTCCCCAGCAGTGACAATCCAATCCAAACCCTGAGATTAAAGATCGAGCCCCTCCCTCGTGTCCCCTTACAGCTCCATACACCATCATCACCTTTCCCTTCCTGTTCGCCGTGATGTTTGGCGACATGGGTCACGGCCTGCTGATGCTGTGCGCTGCCCTGTACCTGGTCCTCCGGGAGAGCCGCATCCTGGCTCAGAAGATCGACAACGAGGTGCTCCTGCCTCCACGCGACACGGCCGCTCTTTAGCAACACTTCTCATTGAAATGATGTCTCTTTTCAGATGTTCAATATGGTCTTTGCTGGTCGCTACATCATCCTCCTGATGGGCGTCTTCTCCGTCTACACTGGTGTCATTTACAACGACTGCTTCTCCAAGTCCCTGAACATGTTCGGCTCTGGTTGGAGCGTCCGGCCCATGTTCAGCGCCAAAGGAGCTAACTGGACGTGAGTCAGCCGGAAATCTGAGATGGGGTCTGCCACGGGGGTCTTTACATTCAGCTCACTCTGATTGTCCTACATGACAGAAAACGGGAAGTTTTATCTCAGATTCATCATAGAGGCACCTTAAGGAAGGAATCCCCATGTCCAACCATAATATGCAGATCTTTACAGTTCGGCTCAGACTTCCAACAATTTTAGGCAAATCTCACCTTTtagttcaaaaagaaaagaaaatctgatcATTTTTCTGTCATAGCGATGCTTCTTGAACGCGGTCTTACTGTTGTtcttacagacccactccgatggaaatgatgtttttggtgttttgaacatgtcatcgtagtatttttctgatgatgaaggaaatatactcagaaattcaggtcaaaactgcatttctgagtatttctttattcaaattgctgtgattTAGAAGCTACGCATGCTACACACTCACAGATTTTTGTAAGTGCTACAATCAGGAAGCCACAGTGTctcgctctgctccattctgatcatccacctgcagaccaatagatccatgaacgtcctTGTTTTcttggtctgagctggaatctggatcagatccggatggctggatagctctgatattgctgccatttctgttgcaccgctaatgctaGGTTGCgcggggctgtaagctagtgggagagtgtgtagaTAGAGTGCTTTAAGCAACAAGTAGTGGAAGGGGAGTGGGGTCGTTTCACgccagcagtcccgcccacaaccctGCGGTGAAGTCCTGATGCACTCTTGGCGCTCCGCAGAAACTGTGTGTCAGGAAACGACAGGTTTTTCAGTGAATGGTCGAGAGTTCATGGCTGTTTTCTCAGGAGCGGATTCTGTGAAGGCCAGTGCTCTGTCTGCTTTAGGGACGTTGCTTTCTGCCTTGACAGGAAAACCCAGCTAGACTCAAAACGTGTTCTCCTGAATTTATTGAATGTTTATCTCAGAtgtgttttggtaaaaaaaatccagaatgcTCACCTGTTGGTATCTGTTACACTGAGAGGTGTTTTATTTGGACATTCTTCAGGTTTTCTTCAGGTTTTTCAAATGTGTCCTGCTGTCTAAGGAGCACGTTTCTCTGACGGGATGAATAAAGCATTTGAACTGAATTGTTTTGCCTCCATAATCACAGTATCTTTGTCATTTTGTTCCAGATTTACCACACTGAAGGAAAATACTGTTCTGCAGCTGGACCCTGCTGTTCCTGGAGTGTTTAATGGGCCGTACCCTCTAGGAATAGACCCGGTAAAGCCAGCGCTCACTCACAGAACCGTTAGATCGATAACCAGTTCTTGAGTTAAAGAAGCTACTGAATGCTCCAATTTCCTCATGCTTACATTTGATTTAACTATACTCTGATCTTTCTTCATCCTtcaaagtaaaaaggaaaacaatgttttagCAAACGAGTtcgtttttgactttttttgtctgtacttttcccgtttttttctgtataaatcaaaataaactcaCTTATTCTTCCAGATTAGCTCTGGTAAAACTATAgtatttgtaacccttgtgctatcccaggcactttaacattgagagttgggtcatctagacccactagacagtgctctgaaccctttttcttcaatgatttgtgatcttcactggtgtccatggattacatgaaatctttccacctttatccacctttgtcatggtaggaagaacacgtcaatggaagggggggggggggggggtcataggatagctcaagggttaaacAGGCGTCTTAAAttctgtttggaaaaaataatgacaCATTTTACCTTCTCCGCTGTGTTTGTTCTCTCTGTGGCTCCTCTGTCACTTTCCAGAGACATGAACAGCACTGAGCTTGACTCTTTTGTAATGTCCTGTGAAATCCACCTTCAGGCTGCACTTTCCAGCATGTCGACTTAAAACAGACCCACAAAGCAGAGAACACAAACATGCCCCATGCAGCAAGACCCCATTGGCCTTCTAATTCCAAACACGTCTTTGTGATTAGAGCCATGAAGGGAGTTCCTCCGGAAGGGTTTCCTTTGGATTCATGTGGCTTATCTGAATGTCTCCTCATCCAAAAGCCAGGGCTGGAATCTGCTGATCATGTGCATCAATGGTCCACTGACAGCGTTTGTGTCAGGCTCTCCATGTTCCAGACACATCAGGCTGGAACATGACTCTGCTTTCTAAAGGCCTTGTGTTCCTCTGCAGGTCTGGAACATCGCCACCAACAAGTTAACCTTCCTGAACTCCTTCAAGATGAAGATGTCAGTCATCCTCGGGGTCATCCACATGCTGTTCGGAGTGTCTCTCAGTCTGTTCAACCACCTGTAAGCGCTGCTTCATGGCTAATTGTTTGCCTTTTGGAATTATTGTTGGCTTTTGAACAAGCTAATCCCCAACTCAGCGGCTGCTCCAAACGTCTGACTGAACTCACCATTTGGGGTTTGGTTAGTTAGAGTTCAGGGAGACTTCTTTTCAGGTGGGGGGTAATGGTTATCCCTCTCACCTCAccgtggttcaaatcccacctgGGTCCTCTTTGGTCATCGTTTTGTCTATAACCTGCAGTGCGTTTCTGTCACTGTGTTCTTCTGCTCCTCAGACGTCATCAAGCAGATCTGCTGTATCTCCTTGTCTTTTTGTCTGAATTTGATTCTTTACAGGTACTTCAAGAAACCTCTGAACATCTTCCTGGGCTTCATCCCAGAGATAGTCTTCATGTTCAGCCTGTTCGGCTACCTGGTCCTGCTGGTCTTCTACAAATGGACGGCGTACGATGCTTTCACCTCCAAGGATGCTCCCAGCCTGCTCATCCACTTCATCAACATGTGCCTCTTCAACTACAACGACCCCACCAACAAACCCCTCTACAGAGGACAGGTGTTCTTTGTTCCCCTCATCCTCCACAGGGCAGCGGCGTCTAGAGAGAGAATCCTGCGCTGAAATTTAAAATACACTCACTTCTAGCATTTTATCATGATGCTTAAAGATTTCTCCACATCCGGAAAGtcccattccgatcatcttctgggctgttttagttatgattaagctgcttttagcaaaataaaaacagcatcatttcttcagagtggcaggagttcattagaaattaacctTTTGCGGTGTGGGCGGGGCCATTGGTGCGGAGTAAGGCCCCGCTTGTGCTGCgtatttttttgaagaaatactTGGAAATGCGATTTTATACTTAATTTTCTTGATctatgtcatccatcatgagaaaaagaacatgttagttcaccattttc encodes the following:
- the LOC101156445 gene encoding V-type proton ATPase 116 kDa subunit a isoform X2, giving the protein MGELFRSEEMTLAQLFLQSEAAYCCVSELGELGMVQFRDLNPDVNVFQRKFVNEVRRCEEMDRKLRFVEKEIKKVGIPMVDTGENPEVPFPRDMIDLEATFEKLENELKEINTNQEALKKNFLELTELKHILHRTQQFFDEMEDPNLLEESSALMEGSERGRGAPLRLGFVAGVISRERIPTFERMLWRVCRGNVFLRKAEIEDPLEDPTTGDQVHKSVFIIFFQGDQLKNRVKKICEGFRASLYPCPETPQERKEMLAGVNSRIDDLQMVLNQTEDHRQRVLQAASKTMRVWFIKVRKMKAIYHTLNLCNIDVTQKCLIAEVWCPVSDLDSIQFALRRGTERSGSTVPSILNRMQTKQTPPTFNKTNKFTSGFQNIVDAYGIGNYREINPAPYTIITFPFLFAVMFGDMGHGLLMLCAALYLVLRESRILAQKIDNEMFNMVFAGRYIILLMGVFSVYTGVIYNDCFSKSLNMFGSGWSVRPMFSAKGANWTFTTLKENTVLQLDPAVPGVFNGPYPLGIDPVWNIATNKLTFLNSFKMKMSVILGVIHMLFGVSLSLFNHLYFKKPLNIFLGFIPEIVFMFSLFGYLVLLVFYKWTAYDAFTSKDAPSLLIHFINMCLFNYNDPTNKPLYRGQMGIQILLVLIALACVPCMLIVKTMVLRRQHLWKKHLGTQKFGGVRVGNGPTEDEAGIMDHDQLSQHSEEGDEHSEEEPFDFGDVAVHQAIHTIEYCLGCISNTASYLRLWALSLAHAQLSEVLWSMVMHLGLSSRSGGGFFGLSIIFAAFAMLTVAILLIMEGLSAFLHALRLHWVEFQNKFYTGQGFKFVPFSFESILEGRFDE